Proteins encoded together in one Papaver somniferum cultivar HN1 unplaced genomic scaffold, ASM357369v1 unplaced-scaffold_21, whole genome shotgun sequence window:
- the LOC113340236 gene encoding uncharacterized protein LOC113340236, translating into MSASIYAASPAAILDGQTPVPPSPWQFSCDLEVNYGSDENASIVCAAIAVDAELQPDKVRRVMTVNDGKLSVHFEAVEARFLRASYSSFVDVLTLATKTIEEFGPGMQL; encoded by the exons ATGTCTGCATCTATCTATGCTGCTTCTCCGGCGGCTATACTCGACGGGCAAACTCCGGTTCCTCCTTCTCCATGGCAGTTCAGCTG TGATTTGGAAGTGAATTATGGGTCTGATGAGAATGCTTCAATAGTATGTGCAGCAATAGCTGTTGATGCGGAG TTGCAACCTGACAAAGTGAGAAGGGTGATGACTGTGAACGATGGAAAGCTTTCAGT ACATTTTGAGGCAGTCGAAGCAAGGTTTCTGCGAGCATCATACAGTTCATTTGTTGACGTTCTTACACTTGCAACAAAAACTATCGAAGAATTTGGGCCAGGAATGCAGTTGTGA
- the LOC113339393 gene encoding protein ABIL2-like: METMSASSYGLNGPSSATHYDEICMQQSLIFSDSLKELKNLRSQLYSAAEYFELSYNNDDQKEIVVETLRDYAVRALVNTVDHLGSVTCKVTDMMDERVNVVSGAELRVTCIEQRLKTCQSYIDHEGLSQQSLSIATPKHHKRYILPVGETMRACGPTISAHQWCSLDDEDQWHQFKNAVRSTIIDSSTPSLRKERSRSASPQRPSRHESPQRHESPQRPSRHESPQRPSRPESPHRSSRSGTPQRSGRSGTPQRSSRSGTPQRSGRSGTPQRSSRSITPQRSARPGIGVFCFTEESISEKRTISPGRPRYPLARSGSLQSRTTTPISSRSTTPVSNRPTTPSDPITKHRSSLDSWKSASVRVSSERNIPKEVERVPSKSKRLLKALLSRRKSAKDEALYTYLDEY, encoded by the exons ATGGAGACTATGTCTGCCTCATCTTATGGTCTCAATGGACCATCTTCTGCAACCCATTATGATGAGATTTGTATGCAACAATCTTTAATTTTCTCTGATAGTCTCAAG GAATTAAAGAATTTGAGATCACAGTTGTATTCAGCTGCTGAGTATTTTGAGTTGTCTTATAATAATGATGACCAGAAAGAAAT AGTGGTGGAGACTTTGAGAGATTATGCAGTTAGAGCTCTGGTGAACACGGTGGATCATTTGGGTTCTGTTACGTGTAAGGTTACCGATATGATGGATGAAAGAGTAAATGTAGTCTCAGGAGCAGAGCTTAGGGTCACTTGCATTGAACAG AGATTAAAGACATGCCAAAGCTATATTGACCATGAGGGCCTTTCACAACAATCTTTGTCAATAGCTACTCCGAAGCACCACAAGCGGTACATCTTGCCAG TCGGGGAGACCATGCGTGCTTGTGGCCCTACTATATCAGCACACCAATGGTGCAGCCTAGATGATGAAGACCAATGGCATCAATTCAAGAATG CTGTTCGGTCAACAATAATCGACAGTTCAACACCTTCATTAAG AAAAGAGCGTTCTCGTTCAGCTTCCCCACAGCGTCCCAGTCGACATGAATCCCCACAGCGACATGAATCCCCACAGCGTCCCAGTCGACATGAATCCCCACAGCGTCCCAGTCGACCTGAATCCCCACACCGTTCCAGCCGATCCGGAACTCCACAGCGTTCCGGCAGATCAGGGACTCCACAGCGTTCTAGCCGGTCAGGGACTCCACAGCGCTCCGGTCGATCAGGGACTCCACAGCGTTCCAGCCGATCTATTACTCCTCAACGTTCAGCCCGACCTGGAATTGGAGTCTTCTGCTTCACAG AAGAATCTATCTCAGAGAAAAGAACCATATCACCAGGCCGTCCAAGGTATCCACTTGCACGATCTGGATCTCTTCAAAGTAGGACAACAACTCCTATCTCAAGTAGATCGACAACTCCAGTCTCTAATAGACCAACCACTCCAAGCGATCCAATTACGAAACATCGG AGCTCTTTGGATTCTTGGAAATCAGCTTCTGTGCGTGTCAGTTCTGAAAGGAACATTCCGAAAGAGGTAGAGCGAGTCCCTAGCAAAAGTAAACGCCTCCTCAAAGCATTGCTCAGCAGACGCAAGTCAGCTAAAGACGAAGCACTTTATACTTACTTAGAtgaatactaa